The following nucleotide sequence is from Streptomyces leeuwenhoekii.
GCGCGGCCCGCTCGGCGATCTCCGCGACGGGCGCCCCGTCGGCGGCGAGCTCCAGCACCTCCGCCTCCCGCGCGGTCAGCGGCGAGTCCCCGGCGGAGATCGCGTCGGCGGCCAACTCCGGGTCGACGTACCGGTTTCCGGCGTGGACCGTGCGGATGATCTCGGCGAGCCGCTGGGCGCTGACCGTCTTGGGCACGAAGCCGCGCACGCCGGCCGCGAGCGCCCGCTTCAGATGCCCGGGGCGGCCGTGGCCGGTGACGATGAGCACGCGGCAGCCGGGCAGTTCGCTCCGCAGGGATGTGGCGACCTTCACACCGTCGGCGCCCGGCATCTGCAGATCCAGTACGGCCACGTCGGGCATGTGCGCCCGGCCAGCGCCCCGCGGATCAGGTGCTCGTCGTCGGCCAGCAGCAGCCGGACGGGCCGGGTGGACGTCATACGGTGACCTCGCTCACGGCAGGGGAGACGGCGGGGGACCCGGCGGCCCGGGGCAGGGGTATCTCGGCGGTCAGCCGGAAGCGCCCCCGTCCGTCGGGTCCGGCCCGCAGCCTGCCGCCGGTCCCGGCCAGCCGCTCCCGCAGCCCGGCGAGCCCGGACCCGGACCCGGTGCCGGTGGGCTCGTCCGGCACGCCGTCGTTCTCCACGGACAGCACCACCGACTCCCGCGTCACCTCCAGCGCCACGGCGCAGTGCCGGGCGTCCCCGTGCCGCAGCACGTTCGTGGCGGCCTCCCGGACGACCCAGCCCAGCGCGGACTGCACCGGCGCGGGCAGCCCGCTCGCCGATCCGGTGACCGTGCACGCGATCCCGGCCGCCGCCAGCACGCCCTGGGCGCCGCTCAGTTCGGCACCGAGGTCGGCCTCGCGGTACCCGCGCACCACCTCCCGGACCTCCCGCTGCGACTCCTGCGCCAGCCGCTGCACCTCGATCATCTGTTCCACGGCCTCCGGCCGTCCCCGCTGGGCGAGCTGCACGGCCAGCTCGCTCTTGAGCGCGATCACCGCGAGGTTGCGCCCCATGACGTCGTGCAGATCCCGGCCGAACCGCAGCCGCTCCTCGGCGACGGCGAGCCGGGCCCGGGTCTCACGGGCCTCGTCGAGCGCGTAGACGGCGTTGAGCAGCCACACGGAGAAGGAGGCGGTGAGGGCGAAGACGCCGGTGGCGAACAGCACGGTGAGCCCGGTGATCAGCGCGGGCAGTCCGGGCAGCCCGGCCGGCACGCTCGCCGCCCCGGCCCCGAGGGCGGCGCCGAAGACCGAGGCGATCACCCGGCGCCGGGTGCGCAGCCCCAGGGTGACGTTGCCGGCGCCGACCATGAGCACGCCGACGAACAGGACCACGGCCGTGGCGTTCCCGCTGTCGTCGCCCGGCACCCGCATGAGCAGGCCGAGCGCCCCGACGGCGAGCACGGCGGTGATCACCCCGTAGCCGGTCACCAGCCGGAGGGGCTGCTCCCTGAGGCCCCGGGCCCAGTCCAGGGCCCGCGCGGCGGTCGCGATGCCGAGCGCGGCGTGTGCGCACAGCGCCGCCACCAGCCCCACGGCGTACGGGAACGGCAGATGGGTGAAGGACATCGGCCCGAGCCAGCCCACCTCGACCAGGGCGAAGGAGTACAGCGACCACCGCGCGTACGTCTCCACCTTCGCCGGCGTGGTCTTGCCCCGCCACCAAGCAGCCGGCACCCGCATCCGATCGTCCCCTTCCGTCAGCGCCGCGGCTCCCACCGGAACCACCGCCTCACAGCAAACACGGCGGCGACGGTCCAGGCCAGG
It contains:
- a CDS encoding sensor histidine kinase codes for the protein MRVPAAWWRGKTTPAKVETYARWSLYSFALVEVGWLGPMSFTHLPFPYAVGLVAALCAHAALGIATAARALDWARGLREQPLRLVTGYGVITAVLAVGALGLLMRVPGDDSGNATAVVLFVGVLMVGAGNVTLGLRTRRRVIASVFGAALGAGAASVPAGLPGLPALITGLTVLFATGVFALTASFSVWLLNAVYALDEARETRARLAVAEERLRFGRDLHDVMGRNLAVIALKSELAVQLAQRGRPEAVEQMIEVQRLAQESQREVREVVRGYREADLGAELSGAQGVLAAAGIACTVTGSASGLPAPVQSALGWVVREAATNVLRHGDARHCAVALEVTRESVVLSVENDGVPDEPTGTGSGSGLAGLRERLAGTGGRLRAGPDGRGRFRLTAEIPLPRAAGSPAVSPAVSEVTV